A window of the Scandinavium goeteborgense genome harbors these coding sequences:
- the argR gene encoding transcriptional regulator ArgR: MRSSAKQDELIKAFKSLLKEEKFSSQGEIVQALQEGGFENINQSKVSRMLTKFGAVRTRNAKMEMVYCLPAELGVPTTSSPLKNLVLDIDYNESVVVIHTSPGAAQLIARLLDSLGKAEGILGSIAGDDTIFTTPARGFSVKDLYEAILVLFEQEL; the protein is encoded by the coding sequence ATGCGAAGCTCCGCTAAGCAAGATGAATTAATCAAAGCGTTTAAATCGCTACTAAAAGAAGAAAAGTTCAGCTCTCAAGGTGAGATTGTTCAGGCATTACAGGAGGGGGGCTTCGAAAATATCAACCAGTCCAAAGTCTCCCGTATGCTGACTAAGTTTGGCGCGGTACGTACCCGCAACGCCAAAATGGAAATGGTTTATTGCCTGCCAGCAGAACTGGGCGTGCCGACCACATCCAGTCCGCTGAAAAACCTGGTGCTGGATATCGATTACAACGAGTCAGTGGTGGTCATCCATACCAGCCCGGGTGCCGCACAGCTGATTGCCCGCCTGCTCGACTCCTTGGGTAAGGCTGAAGGTATTCTCGGTAGCATTGCCGGAGATGACACTATCTTCACCACGCCAGCGCGTGGATTTTCCGTTAAAGACCTGTACGAAGCCATTCTGGTGCTGTTCGAACAAGAGCTTTAA